A DNA window from Brassica napus cultivar Da-Ae chromosome C1, Da-Ae, whole genome shotgun sequence contains the following coding sequences:
- the LOC111201994 gene encoding uncharacterized protein LOC111201994: protein MRNMVKRMFFVYILRLRRVFYWITDGAAGRFIELQNIWGTSQTHPQMASRKPIVCGLSARRIMPPLQPEVTDEDVVDNTPTEVEVVEISDEEEDDMVELSCEEYRRNMGYLIRVKESEGDIEPEFRRMLQRMREEVKKLRQGIKVEEGQSSKKKRRS from the exons ATGAGGAACATGGTTAAAAGGATGTTTTTTGTGTATATTTTGAGGTTGCGGCGAGTGTTCTACTGGATCACAGACGGAGCGGCAGGAAGATTCATTGAACTCCAAAACATCTG GGGAACAAGTCAGACACATCCACAAATGGCTTCAAGAAAACCGATTGTTTGTGGCCTCTCAGCAAGAAGAATCATGCCACCTCTCCAACCAGAAGTTACCGATGAGGATGTTGTGGATAACACACCAACTGAAGTAGAAGTGGTGGAGAtatcagatgaagaagaagacgatatGGTGGAGTTATCATGCGAAGAATATAGGAGGAATATGGGCTATTTGATTAGGGTGAAGGAATCAGAAGGTGACATTGAACCTGAGTTCAGAAGGATGTTGCAAAGGATGCGTGAAGAAGTGAAGAAGCTGAGACAGGGTATCAAGGTAGAAGAAGGACAATCCtctaagaagaagagaagaagctga